Below is a genomic region from Motilibacter rhizosphaerae.
CCGCATATCAAGCAAGAGCGGACGTTCGCCGACCCCGCGCTCACCGCCGGCGAAACGGGCTGTAGCGAGCTCAGCCCGCCTGCCGGCAGCGGATGGGGAGGGTCTTCGCGTGCCTGAAGCACCTGGCTCAGGTACCGCTGGTGGCCCTCCCACCCCTGATGCTGCTCGCATCGGCCAGCAGCTGCGTACGTTCGAGCTGGACGGGGACGGCGTCGTCCTCGACGCGGCGCTCTGGGTCCGCATGGCTGACAGTGGCGAGATCGGCTACATCGAGGGCAACGCTCTGCTCGGGCGGGGCCGGGTGCACATCCCGGGCTCCGGCGCCTGCGAGGCGCTGATCGACCCGTACCGAGAGCTGAGCGAGCTGTCGCCGCTTGCGCAGGCGTGGCTCGACGGCTTCCTCGCGGGCAGCGAACCGTCCATCTGGGAGTACCTCGGTGTGGGGCCCGATGCGTACGACTGCACGGACGAGGAGTGGGCCCGGTACGTGAGGTTCTGCGCGAGAGCGCGTCAGCAGGGGTGGTACGACCACCTGGATCCCCGCCCCCGTCAGGGCCTTGGTCGTCACAGAGGCGGAGCGGGCGGATCTGGCCGCCGTGCTCCAGCAGCTCTGGGCGTACGCCGGTGAGGTCGTCTGGCTGCCGACAGAGGACGGGTGGGTCCAGGGGCAGCCTGAGCCCGACGTGATCGAGGGGGAGTGGCGTGCTCAGTCACCCTGCCTCGAGCGCGAGCACCACGACATGATGCGGCTCGACGGCGATTGGATGGTCTGCGTGGACTGCGGCCGAACCAGTGACGAGAACGCCCGAGCTGGCACTTAGTCCGGGCCGCTCCGTGGGCGCGGCAAGAGTGGGCCTGAGGGGCACCGTCGAGAGCGTCCGGCAATCGCCCAAACGCGGACGTCAGGAGCGCGAACGCCCTGCCGATCGCGTGCGCGGGACGGTCGTGATGGACTGGCGGCAGACCGACGAGAGGGGCGGGCAGTGCGCGCAGTCCAGGTGGCGGAGCCGAACGGCGACTTCGAGCAGGTCGAGCGGGAGGTCCCGCAGCCGGGCCCGGGCGAGGTGCTCGTCCGGGTGGCGGCGTGCGGGGTCTGCCACAGCGACGTGATGGCCAAGGTCGGGATGTCGGCGGCGTACCCCCGCGTACCCGGCCATGAGGTCGCCGGTCGGGTCGAAGCCCTTGGCGAGGGCGTCAGCCGCTGGGAGGTCGGGCAGCGGGTCGGCATCGGCTGGTTCGGCGGCGCGTGCTTCGAGTGCACCGCCTGCCGCGAGGGCGACTTCATCTCCTGCGAGGTCGGCAAGGTGACCGGGCTGACCGCCGACGGCGGGTACGCCGACTACGTGGTCGCGCCGCACGACGCGCTCGCCGCGATCCCGGACGAGCTCTCCGACACCGAGGCCGCTCCGCTCATGTGCGCCGGGGTGACGACGTTCAACGGCCTGCGCAGCAGTGGCGCCAGGGCCGGCGACCTCGTCGCGGTCGTCGGACTGGGCGGCCTCGGGCACCTCGGCGTCCAGTTCGCCCGCGCCATGGGCTTCGAGGTCGTGGCGATCGCC
It encodes:
- a CDS encoding alcohol dehydrogenase → MRAVQVAEPNGDFEQVEREVPQPGPGEVLVRVAACGVCHSDVMAKVGMSAAYPRVPGHEVAGRVEALGEGVSRWEVGQRVGIGWFGGACFECTACREGDFISCEVGKVTGLTADGGYADYVVAPHDALAAIPDELSDTEAAPLMCAGVTTFNGLRSSGARAGDLVAVVGLGGLGHLGVQFARAMGFEVVAIARGQEKGEFADRLGAHHYLDSTTQDVAAELKRLGGAQTVLSTVTSADAGTATLGGLRHRGRLVVVGAPQEPLQVPAVALIGPSAMVAGHASGSAKDSEDTLRFAALSGVRPMVETEPLERATEAFDAMMAGKPRFRMVLTT